The following are encoded together in the Oceanobacillus zhaokaii genome:
- a CDS encoding CidA/LrgA family protein codes for MLTIFKTVFQIAILYIFFQLGEWIQQSLHLFIPGSVIGMVILFLLLLLNVVKPSWIDLGSKFIIRHLVLFFIPVTVGVIEYLDLFKGYGLILVIIVIISTLLVMISSGLVSQWLVRRKEINND; via the coding sequence TTGCTTACCATTTTTAAAACCGTGTTCCAGATAGCCATATTGTATATATTCTTTCAATTAGGTGAGTGGATTCAGCAGTCACTTCATCTATTTATCCCTGGAAGTGTAATAGGAATGGTCATTCTCTTCCTATTATTACTATTGAATGTAGTCAAACCGTCTTGGATTGATTTAGGATCCAAGTTTATTATTAGACATTTGGTCTTGTTCTTCATCCCTGTAACGGTAGGTGTTATTGAATATCTCGATTTATTCAAAGGCTATGGCCTTATTTTAGTTATCATCGTAATTATTAGTACGCTGCTCGTCATGATTAGCTCTGGACTTGTGAGCCAATGGCTAGTGCGGAGAAAGGAAATAAATAATGACTAA
- a CDS encoding LrgB family protein, producing MTNLYIGSIAIIGTIIIYILSAKIHDRFAKPFTLPVLISTVCIVLMLLIFDIPYTAYMTGGKWINEFLGPAVVALAYPLYMQRHTIKKLLIPILSGIIAGAVIGVLSGVLLTKWTGFSDEIIATISTKSVTTPVSMAITESIGGIRPLAAILVMIAGISGAALNELLFKLFNIQHNIAKGIALGSASHAIGTAASMEKSLIQGSVSTIAMVISAITVSIITPGIIVFLV from the coding sequence ATGACTAACCTTTATATCGGTTCTATCGCAATCATAGGAACTATAATCATTTATATTCTTTCAGCAAAAATCCATGACCGATTCGCTAAACCCTTTACATTGCCAGTGCTCATCTCTACTGTTTGTATCGTTCTCATGTTGCTCATTTTTGATATCCCCTATACAGCATATATGACAGGTGGAAAATGGATAAATGAATTTCTGGGACCTGCAGTTGTTGCGCTTGCCTATCCTCTTTACATGCAACGTCACACAATAAAAAAACTATTAATTCCTATCCTAAGTGGAATCATTGCCGGCGCAGTTATTGGCGTTCTGTCTGGAGTTCTACTCACTAAATGGACTGGATTTAGTGATGAAATCATCGCCACTATCAGCACAAAGTCTGTTACTACACCAGTTTCAATGGCAATCACAGAATCTATCGGCGGTATTCGCCCATTAGCAGCTATCCTTGTCATGATTGCTGGGATTAGTGGAGCAGCTCTGAACGAATTGCTTTTTAAGCTGTTCAATATCCAACATAATATTGCTAAAGGTATCGCTTTAGGCAGTGCCTCACATGCTATTGGTACGGCAGCATCAATGGAAAAAAGCCTCATCCAGGGTTCTGTTAGTACTATTGCAATGGTCATTAGTGCTATAACTGTTTCAATCATTACTCCTGGAATAATTGTATTTTTAGTGTAA
- a CDS encoding N-acetylmuramoyl-L-alanine amidase, whose amino-acid sequence MKLYLDPGHGGSDPGASGNGLKEKEINLDIALRIRSLLTTNYENVQVKMSRTNDNTKSLQQRTDEANSWGADFYMSIHCNSFNGTANGYEDFIHNLLSNQSRTAGYQDILHSEIIKANGLYNRGQKKANFHVLRESTMAAFLSENGFIDNSKDAALMKQTSWRQKVAHGHVNGLVKAFNLKRKAGKPSDPIKHSNPNILYKVIAGSFNSKKNADARVAFLKGEGIEALVTTKTISNVRWYRVQAGAFKNRKNADERMNAIKKTGADAFIES is encoded by the coding sequence ATGAAGCTTTATTTAGATCCAGGTCACGGTGGTTCAGATCCTGGTGCAAGTGGAAATGGTTTAAAAGAAAAGGAAATCAATCTAGATATCGCACTTCGAATTCGCAGCCTCCTGACAACGAACTATGAAAATGTTCAAGTAAAAATGAGCCGCACAAACGATAACACTAAGAGCTTACAACAGCGAACAGATGAAGCAAACAGTTGGGGAGCCGACTTTTATATGTCCATTCACTGTAACTCTTTTAATGGAACTGCTAATGGCTACGAAGACTTTATTCACAATCTACTATCCAATCAATCCAGAACAGCAGGCTACCAAGACATACTCCACAGTGAAATTATTAAAGCTAACGGACTTTATAACCGCGGCCAAAAAAAGGCTAATTTTCATGTATTACGTGAATCAACAATGGCTGCGTTTCTATCCGAAAACGGATTTATCGATAATAGTAAAGATGCTGCACTTATGAAACAGACATCTTGGAGACAAAAGGTTGCACATGGTCATGTAAATGGCTTAGTTAAAGCCTTCAATTTAAAAAGAAAAGCAGGAAAGCCAAGTGATCCTATCAAACACAGCAATCCAAATATACTTTATAAGGTTATTGCCGGCTCATTTAATTCAAAGAAAAATGCAGATGCGCGTGTTGCTTTTTTAAAAGGGGAGGGAATTGAAGCTCTTGTTACTACCAAAACTATTTCAAATGTGCGCTGGTATCGAGTTCAAGCGGGAGCATTTAAAAATCGCAAAAACGCAGACGAACGTATGAATGCAATTAAGAAGACTGGTGCAGACGCATTTATTGAAAGCTAA